The proteins below are encoded in one region of Neoasaia chiangmaiensis:
- a CDS encoding relaxase/mobilization nuclease domain-containing protein, which translates to MNRDEEFRIRPGRIRSTRARQARPFVTQVLASVQRAGGRVSRAGKISAGRRSSFGRGRAAAHAANRLLTSRSRGVVIKARVVRHAPRATPLAAHLRYLRREGVTRDGEDARLFGKDSDDIRASDFAERCAGDRHHFRFIVSPEDAPEMSDLRAFACDLMGQMESDLGTKLEWAAVDHWNTAHPHLHVIVRGVAEDGTDLVIARDYIREGMRARAQDLVTLELGPRTDHDIHQAVERQVNADRWTQLDRQLQRDAGQDGVIDLGRVPGETPDAFAAVKLGRLRRLETMGLAHQVGPDRWRMDENAEATLREISERNDIIKRIHRGLAEQKIDRAASSWVLAGEDTTDPVIGRLVDRGLDDELRGTAYAVIDGIDGRTHHVRLPNLEAAGDGPVGSIVELRHFTDKQGRDRVALAVRSDVTLERQLTAEGATWLDRQAIAREPLALASTGFGAEVKEAMKKRTDHLVEQGLASRDGGSVRYARNMIATLRERELDALGRSLAGKSGTPFRRSGEGDPVTGTYRQRFNLASGRFAMIDDGLGFELVPWSPSLEKQRGREVSGVMRGDGGIDWTFARKRGLGL; encoded by the coding sequence ATGAACAGAGATGAAGAATTCCGGATCCGGCCAGGGCGCATCCGCTCCACCCGCGCCCGGCAGGCGCGACCCTTCGTGACACAGGTGCTGGCGTCCGTGCAGCGGGCCGGTGGCAGGGTGTCCCGCGCGGGGAAAATCAGTGCTGGGCGTCGCTCCAGTTTCGGGCGAGGGAGGGCCGCCGCTCATGCCGCCAATCGCCTGCTCACCAGCCGTTCGCGGGGCGTCGTGATCAAGGCCCGTGTTGTGCGGCACGCACCGCGCGCCACACCACTGGCGGCACATCTCCGCTATCTCCGTCGGGAGGGCGTGACGCGGGACGGCGAGGATGCGCGCCTGTTCGGGAAGGACAGCGACGATATCCGTGCCTCGGACTTCGCGGAGCGATGCGCTGGGGACCGCCACCATTTCCGCTTCATCGTCTCGCCAGAGGATGCGCCGGAGATGTCGGACCTGCGGGCCTTCGCCTGTGATCTGATGGGGCAGATGGAATCCGATCTCGGTACGAAACTGGAGTGGGCCGCTGTCGATCACTGGAACACCGCGCATCCCCATCTGCATGTCATTGTCCGGGGCGTCGCGGAAGATGGCACCGACCTGGTGATCGCGCGCGATTATATCCGCGAAGGCATGCGTGCCCGTGCCCAGGATCTGGTGACGCTGGAACTCGGACCACGCACCGATCATGATATCCATCAGGCGGTCGAGCGGCAGGTGAACGCCGACCGCTGGACCCAGCTTGACCGCCAGCTTCAGAGGGACGCGGGGCAGGATGGTGTCATTGATCTCGGACGCGTGCCGGGCGAAACGCCGGATGCCTTCGCGGCGGTGAAACTGGGGCGCCTGCGCCGCCTGGAAACGATGGGGCTGGCGCATCAGGTCGGGCCGGATCGCTGGCGGATGGACGAGAACGCCGAGGCGACCCTGCGGGAGATCAGCGAGCGCAACGACATCATCAAACGGATCCACCGGGGGCTGGCGGAACAGAAGATCGACCGCGCCGCGTCGTCGTGGGTGCTCGCGGGGGAGGACACCACCGATCCCGTTATCGGTCGGCTGGTCGATCGCGGCCTTGATGATGAGCTGCGTGGTACGGCCTATGCGGTGATCGACGGGATTGATGGACGCACGCACCATGTCCGCCTGCCGAACCTCGAAGCTGCTGGCGATGGGCCGGTCGGTTCCATCGTCGAACTGCGGCATTTTACCGACAAACAGGGACGTGACCGTGTCGCGCTGGCCGTGCGCTCGGACGTCACGCTGGAGCGCCAGTTGACAGCGGAGGGCGCGACCTGGCTCGATCGGCAGGCCATCGCACGGGAGCCTCTTGCGCTGGCGTCCACCGGGTTCGGCGCGGAAGTGAAAGAAGCGATGAAAAAGCGGACAGATCATCTGGTGGAGCAGGGGCTGGCCAGTCGCGACGGCGGGAGCGTCCGTTATGCCAGGAACATGATCGCTACGCTGCGCGAGCGGGAGCTGGACGCGCTGGGCCGGAGCCTTGCCGGGAAGTCAGGGACGCCGTTCCGGCGGAGCGGGGAGGGCGATCCCGTCACCGGCACCTATCGTCAGCGCTTCAACCTGGCGTCGGGCCGGTTCGCCATGATCGACGACGGGCTGGGTTTCGAGCTGGTGCCGTGGTCGCCATCGCTGGAAAAGCAGCGCGGCCGGGAGGTGTCGGGCGTCATGCGCGGCGATGGGGGGATCGACTGGACGTTCGCGCGCAAACGGGGGCTGGGTCTATGA
- a CDS encoding alpha/beta hydrolase translates to MKSVQIQNADMALPIAANILLPSDFNESRTYPTIVSVHPFGSCKEQTSGNVYGKALAEAGFVVIAYDASYQGESGGAPRWIESPTQRVEDISHVIDYAVTLPYVDADRIGAIGVCGGGAYAINATLTEKRIKAVVGITPVNLGRLFREGFSGFNPLGTLEAMAAQRTKEARGDELQVNELLPPSVEAARANGLTDRDVLEATDYYKTPRGQKPGGWTRMLFSHAQKTLSWDAFAFAETLLTQPVMVVVGEKVGAFGAYRDGTEIYGRAIASKDRQIVSLENSSHYDLYDKPEAVGPALEKLVPFFRVHLGNSASA, encoded by the coding sequence ATGAAGTCTGTCCAGATCCAGAATGCCGATATGGCCTTGCCGATTGCAGCCAATATCCTGCTCCCTTCCGACTTTAATGAAAGCCGGACCTATCCAACCATTGTCAGCGTTCACCCGTTTGGAAGCTGCAAGGAGCAGACCTCGGGGAATGTCTATGGCAAAGCGCTAGCCGAGGCAGGTTTCGTCGTTATTGCCTATGACGCCTCCTATCAGGGTGAAAGCGGCGGTGCGCCGCGCTGGATTGAAAGCCCGACCCAGCGGGTCGAGGACATCAGCCATGTGATCGATTATGCCGTGACGCTGCCTTATGTGGATGCTGACCGTATCGGCGCAATCGGTGTCTGTGGCGGCGGGGCCTATGCCATCAACGCCACGCTGACGGAAAAACGGATCAAGGCTGTTGTCGGTATCACGCCAGTCAATCTCGGCCGCCTGTTCCGGGAGGGGTTCAGTGGTTTCAATCCACTCGGCACATTGGAGGCCATGGCGGCGCAACGCACGAAAGAGGCGCGTGGCGACGAGTTGCAGGTCAATGAACTGCTGCCACCGAGCGTCGAGGCTGCCCGTGCGAATGGTCTGACGGACCGGGATGTTCTGGAAGCCACGGATTACTACAAGACACCGCGCGGCCAGAAGCCGGGAGGGTGGACGCGGATGCTGTTCAGCCATGCCCAGAAAACCCTGTCATGGGACGCGTTTGCCTTTGCTGAAACCCTGCTGACCCAGCCCGTCATGGTTGTAGTGGGAGAAAAGGTCGGCGCGTTTGGCGCCTATCGCGATGGTACGGAGATTTATGGCCGTGCCATCGCGTCAAAAGATCGGCAGATCGTGTCCCTGGAAAACAGCTCGCATTATGACCTGTATGACAAACCGGAAGCCGTTGGTCCGGCGCTGGAAAAACTGGTGCCGTTTTTCAGAGTGCACCTTGGAAATAGCGCTTCAGCATAA
- a CDS encoding alpha/beta hydrolase, which yields MTKISFTNTNNPAISLSAVINFPNGFDEAKKWPAIVVSHPGGGVKEQTAGTYAQKLAEQGFVTIAFDRSCQGESGGEPRQLENPYVSTEDVSAVIDHLTTLPYIDQNRIGAMGICAGAGYTANAAIQDRRIKAIGTVSAVNIGSMFRNGWDNSVRSIDALPLIEAGSNARTTDAAGNGYATMPLAPLTEKDAPNEELRQAWEYYHTPRAECATAPGFATLRSLNQIVTYDAYHMAETYLTQPIQIVVGSDAGSKWMSDDLYDRAASTDKSVHIVKGANHMDLYDGKAFVTEAVSVLAPFFQAKLA from the coding sequence ATGACAAAGATCAGTTTCACGAACACCAACAACCCGGCCATTAGCCTGTCGGCGGTGATCAATTTCCCCAATGGCTTTGACGAGGCGAAAAAATGGCCCGCCATTGTCGTCTCCCATCCAGGCGGCGGCGTAAAGGAGCAGACGGCTGGCACCTACGCGCAGAAACTCGCGGAACAGGGCTTTGTCACCATTGCGTTCGACCGGTCCTGTCAGGGGGAAAGCGGCGGTGAGCCACGCCAGCTTGAAAACCCCTACGTCAGCACCGAAGACGTCAGCGCCGTTATCGACCATCTGACGACACTGCCCTACATCGACCAGAACCGCATCGGCGCCATGGGCATCTGTGCGGGTGCGGGCTACACGGCCAATGCCGCCATTCAGGATCGTCGCATCAAGGCAATCGGCACCGTCAGCGCAGTCAATATCGGCTCCATGTTCCGTAATGGCTGGGACAATTCGGTGCGCTCGATCGACGCACTCCCGCTGATCGAAGCCGGGTCCAATGCCCGCACCACAGATGCCGCAGGCAACGGTTACGCCACCATGCCACTCGCGCCACTGACGGAGAAAGATGCGCCGAACGAAGAACTGCGTCAGGCCTGGGAGTATTATCATACGCCCCGCGCCGAGTGTGCGACCGCGCCCGGCTTTGCCACGCTGCGGAGCCTGAACCAGATCGTCACCTACGACGCCTATCACATGGCCGAAACCTATCTGACTCAACCGATCCAGATCGTCGTCGGCAGCGACGCGGGCAGCAAGTGGATGAGCGACGACCTGTACGACCGTGCGGCCAGTACGGACAAGTCGGTCCATATCGTGAAGGGCGCCAATCACATGGATCTCTATGATGGGAAAGCCTTCGTGACCGAAGCCGTTTCCGTGCTCGCGCCGTTCTTTCAGGCCAAACTGGCGTAA
- a CDS encoding LysR family transcriptional regulator — protein MRRDEIADLAAFVVVAEEGSFTKAARRLGIAQSGLSQIVRRTEERLGMRLLSRTTRSVAPTEAGERLLATLGPMLHDLDAAVASLGDLRDRPSGTIRVTTVEHAAKTILLPGVKQLLRDNPDIRVDVTIDYGLADVVADRFDAGIRLGGEIAKDMIAVRISPDIPMAIVGSPDYFRTHPAPTSPAQLVEHKAVNLRLPTSQTVNGWRLMRGGRETRVRLEGQMMLNTIDLIRDAALDGHGLAYLPRDMVQADIGTGHLIHVLGKFTPDLPGYHLYYPNRRNASAAFRLFVENVRYIG, from the coding sequence ATGAGGCGGGATGAAATCGCCGATCTGGCAGCTTTCGTCGTGGTGGCCGAGGAAGGCAGCTTCACCAAAGCGGCCCGTCGTCTTGGCATCGCACAGTCCGGCCTGAGCCAGATCGTGCGACGCACGGAAGAACGGCTGGGCATGCGCCTGCTGTCACGCACGACCCGCAGCGTGGCACCGACGGAAGCGGGCGAGCGGCTGCTCGCGACACTCGGCCCCATGCTGCATGATCTGGACGCGGCGGTCGCCTCTCTGGGTGATTTGCGGGACCGTCCATCGGGCACCATCCGGGTGACGACCGTGGAACATGCGGCGAAAACCATCCTTCTTCCCGGCGTGAAGCAGCTTCTGCGGGACAATCCCGATATCCGCGTGGACGTGACCATTGATTACGGACTGGCAGACGTGGTGGCGGATCGCTTCGACGCCGGCATCCGCTTAGGCGGTGAGATTGCGAAAGACATGATCGCCGTTCGGATCAGTCCGGACATCCCCATGGCCATTGTCGGGTCACCAGATTATTTCCGCACCCATCCCGCGCCAACGTCTCCAGCGCAGCTTGTCGAGCATAAGGCGGTCAATCTACGACTGCCGACATCGCAGACCGTCAATGGCTGGCGCTTAATGCGGGGCGGTCGGGAAACGCGGGTGCGACTAGAGGGACAGATGATGCTCAATACCATCGACCTGATCCGCGATGCCGCCCTGGACGGACATGGGCTGGCTTATCTGCCACGCGACATGGTGCAGGCGGATATCGGCACCGGGCATCTGATCCATGTTCTGGGGAAATTCACCCCAGATCTTCCCGGTTACCATCTCTATTATCCGAACCGACGGAACGCGTCGGCGGCGTTCAGGCTGTTCGTGGAGAACGTGCGCTATATTGGATAA
- a CDS encoding CcdB family protein, with protein sequence MSQFAIYRNPGRNRDIPFVVQIQSSRLERSVGRVVMPLVRRSGSAPPNHPLTPHLHVEGEEVFANPFDLATVPAARLGTAVGVLAERDQDMIIRALDELVSRA encoded by the coding sequence ATGTCGCAATTCGCGATCTACCGGAACCCCGGTCGTAACCGGGACATTCCGTTTGTCGTCCAGATCCAGAGCAGCCGTCTGGAGCGCAGCGTGGGCCGCGTCGTCATGCCGCTCGTCAGACGATCGGGCAGCGCCCCGCCGAATCACCCGCTGACGCCGCATTTGCATGTCGAGGGAGAGGAAGTCTTCGCCAACCCGTTCGACCTGGCGACTGTCCCTGCCGCACGGCTTGGAACCGCCGTCGGCGTCCTGGCCGAACGCGATCAGGACATGATCATCAGGGCGCTGGACGAATTGGTCAGTAGGGCATGA
- a CDS encoding type II toxin-antitoxin system CcdA family antitoxin produces MPSRTSLGVSYDRSAPRRPVNLSLNTDLLAQVREVTPNLSATVETLLGDYLQSARQQREDEQRKLDGVIDAVNDLHARHGFLSDEFSTL; encoded by the coding sequence ATGCCCAGCCGCACCAGCCTCGGTGTTTCCTATGACCGGAGCGCGCCCCGCCGCCCGGTCAACCTGTCGCTCAACACCGATCTGCTGGCGCAGGTCCGGGAAGTGACGCCCAATCTTTCGGCGACGGTCGAGACCCTGCTGGGCGACTACCTGCAATCCGCACGCCAGCAACGCGAGGACGAACAGCGCAAGCTCGACGGCGTGATCGACGCAGTGAACGATCTGCACGCGCGGCACGGCTTCCTGAGCGACGAATTCTCGACGCTCTGA
- a CDS encoding conjugal transfer protein TraG: protein MDQPGTRIQWGQALVVLSMIVLSWWTATQWAAWELAFQPELGRPWFMVLHRWPVYAPPLFFWWWYEFDAYAPAVFARGAWIAGSGGVLAFAAAVALSVHRAREAKRAATYGSARWAEDAEIRAAGLLGEDGVVLGKYRRSYLRHDGPEHVLTFAPTRTGKGVGMVIPTLLTWPGSAIIHDIKGENWQITAGFRNRFGRVLLFDPTNSASSAYNPLLEVRRGASEVRDVQNIADILVDPEGSLERRNHWEKTSHALLVGAILHVLYAEDDKTLAGVAKFLSDPKRSIEATLSAMMRTPHLGKAGPHPVVASAARELLNKSDNERSGVLSTAMSFLGLYRDPVVATVTSRCEWRIGDLLDGERPVSLYFVIPPSDISRTKPLIRLILNQIGRRLTEDLSGREGRRRLLLMLDEFPALGRLDFFESALAFMAGYGIKAFLIAQSLNQIDKAYGQNNSILDNCHVRVSFATNDERTAKRVSDGLGVATEIRSQKNYAGHRLSPWLGHLMVSRQESARPLMTVGEVMQLPTRDEVIMVAGCPPVRARKARYFRDRRFVERVMPPPDPAQLPRPVRPDDWSGRPSPVTPPPEETAPSIAPDKSDDADSDESLGTGRKWSREHDPADAGKHRARTAPDLFSEELPPDPEARDRADLTRIGRQAGLDRGNDLGL, encoded by the coding sequence ATGGACCAGCCGGGAACACGTATCCAGTGGGGGCAGGCGCTCGTGGTCCTGTCCATGATCGTGCTGTCCTGGTGGACGGCGACACAATGGGCGGCCTGGGAACTGGCGTTCCAGCCGGAACTCGGTCGCCCGTGGTTTATGGTCCTGCATCGCTGGCCGGTCTATGCCCCACCACTGTTCTTCTGGTGGTGGTACGAGTTCGACGCCTACGCGCCGGCGGTCTTCGCACGCGGTGCCTGGATCGCGGGTTCCGGCGGGGTGCTGGCCTTTGCCGCAGCCGTGGCGCTGTCCGTCCATCGTGCCCGCGAGGCGAAGCGGGCCGCGACCTATGGCTCCGCCCGCTGGGCCGAGGACGCGGAAATCCGCGCGGCTGGACTGCTGGGCGAGGATGGCGTGGTGCTGGGGAAATACCGCCGGAGCTATCTCCGACATGATGGCCCCGAGCATGTCCTGACTTTCGCGCCGACGCGCACGGGCAAAGGCGTGGGCATGGTGATCCCCACGCTCCTGACCTGGCCGGGTTCGGCCATCATCCATGATATCAAGGGTGAGAACTGGCAGATCACCGCCGGTTTCCGGAATCGCTTCGGGCGGGTGCTGCTGTTCGATCCCACCAATTCGGCGTCCTCGGCCTACAACCCGCTGCTGGAGGTGCGACGTGGGGCGTCGGAAGTCCGTGACGTGCAGAACATCGCCGACATCCTGGTCGATCCCGAGGGATCGCTGGAGCGGCGCAACCATTGGGAGAAAACCTCCCATGCCCTGCTGGTCGGCGCGATCCTGCATGTGCTCTACGCCGAGGATGATAAGACCCTCGCCGGCGTAGCGAAATTCCTCTCCGACCCGAAGCGGTCGATCGAGGCGACCCTGTCCGCCATGATGCGGACACCGCATCTCGGGAAAGCGGGGCCACACCCCGTTGTGGCCTCGGCGGCGCGGGAATTGCTGAACAAGTCGGATAACGAGCGCTCCGGCGTGTTGTCCACCGCCATGTCGTTTCTCGGCCTCTACCGCGATCCGGTGGTGGCCACCGTGACCAGTCGCTGCGAATGGCGGATCGGCGATCTGCTGGACGGCGAACGGCCCGTCTCCCTGTATTTCGTCATTCCGCCGTCGGATATCAGCCGCACCAAACCGCTGATCCGCCTGATCCTCAACCAGATCGGACGCCGTCTGACGGAGGATCTGTCCGGCCGGGAGGGGCGTCGTCGCCTGCTGCTGATGCTCGACGAGTTTCCTGCTCTTGGCCGCCTGGACTTCTTCGAGAGCGCGCTGGCCTTTATGGCGGGCTATGGGATCAAGGCGTTCCTGATCGCGCAATCCCTCAACCAGATCGACAAGGCATACGGCCAGAACAACAGCATCCTGGACAATTGTCACGTCAGGGTCAGTTTCGCCACGAACGATGAACGCACCGCGAAGCGGGTGTCCGATGGACTGGGCGTGGCGACCGAGATCCGGTCGCAGAAGAACTATGCCGGGCACCGGCTGTCGCCCTGGCTCGGGCATCTCATGGTTTCGCGTCAGGAGAGCGCGCGGCCCCTGATGACGGTGGGCGAGGTTATGCAGCTTCCAACGCGGGATGAGGTCATCATGGTAGCGGGCTGTCCGCCCGTCCGCGCGCGCAAGGCGCGGTATTTCCGGGATCGCCGCTTCGTCGAGCGCGTCATGCCGCCGCCCGATCCGGCACAGTTGCCACGGCCCGTCCGGCCTGATGACTGGAGTGGTCGTCCGTCTCCTGTCACCCCGCCACCGGAGGAGACGGCACCGTCAATAGCACCCGACAAGTCTGACGATGCCGACAGCGATGAATCGCTCGGCACGGGGCGGAAATGGTCGCGCGAGCATGACCCGGCGGATGCCGGCAAGCACAGGGCGCGCACCGCACCGGACCTGTTTAGCGAGGAACTGCCACCGGATCCGGAAGCACGGGATCGTGCCGACCTGACGCGGATCGGCCGGCAGGCCGGGCTCGACCGTGGCAACGATCTCGGGTTGTGA
- a CDS encoding CopG family transcriptional regulator: MRTSPKKARLSVYLEPKLLDALTVHAARRDLSLSLVAEAAVASFLSPDADERREAAMSRRLDRLDRQVARMERDLGISLETLALFIRYWMTVSPALPEPAAAAARAQGAERYEAFVAALGRRLSRGPFFRHEIPEDVPPTSES; this comes from the coding sequence ATGAGGACATCCCCAAAGAAAGCGCGACTGTCGGTCTATCTGGAACCGAAACTGCTGGACGCCCTGACCGTCCATGCGGCACGGCGCGATCTTTCCCTGTCTCTCGTGGCGGAAGCAGCCGTCGCATCCTTCCTGTCGCCCGATGCCGATGAACGGCGGGAAGCGGCGATGAGCCGCAGGCTGGACCGCCTCGACCGGCAGGTCGCCCGTATGGAACGCGATCTCGGGATCAGCCTTGAGACGCTGGCCCTGTTCATCCGCTACTGGATGACGGTCAGCCCGGCCTTGCCGGAACCAGCGGCCGCTGCGGCACGGGCACAAGGGGCGGAACGCTACGAGGCGTTCGTGGCAGCCCTTGGGCGACGACTTAGCCGGGGGCCATTTTTCCGGCATGAGATCCCGGAGGATGTACCTCCCACATCAGAATCATGA